The proteins below come from a single Aegilops tauschii subsp. strangulata cultivar AL8/78 chromosome 6, Aet v6.0, whole genome shotgun sequence genomic window:
- the LOC109781341 gene encoding uncharacterized protein: MVRAAKRPKVNLVQTESNDALMDEIVVPRGTLMTCIAGMKLQSEDVGAAIQFLEFCRSFGEICKIGKGQPEETLRHLTELQEVSSVVADVHINLLSVIENGKDNPFDKYPRHGDEWIRKVGEYISLTFHAEDFTLQCLNQGVSGYRSLNPSCKLEVLNCLCDEALSCEKLRTCIDNKDRKCVATQEIKAATRKQKELKRRYDDMTKTIEGGDTANNEEANDILSQIKEAEEVKQAAQNELEMLKRVHRTTPVMEDKGVKYWKLGSYCNCNISIMRQEFDEENRTKNKDMWFMFTEDEHKVVEDHVTTRSRRLRRNHNWV; the protein is encoded by the exons ATGGTCCGTGCTGCCAAGAGGCCGAAGGTCAACCTGGTGCAAACTGAGAGCAATGATGCTCTCATGGATGAAATAGTTGTACCCAGGGGTACTCTCATGACTTGCATTGCAGGTATGAAGCTGCAGTCTGAAGATGTTGGTGCTGCTATTCAATTTCTGGAGTTCTGCCGCTCATTTGGCGAG ATCTGCAAAATAGGGAAGGGGCAACCAGAAGAAACTCTCAGACACTTAACTGAACTCCAAGAGGTGTCTTCAGTTGTTGCCGACGTTCACATAAATCTTCTGTCTGTCATAGAAAATGGCAAAGATAA CCCTTTTGATAAGTATCCAAGACATGGAGATGAATGGATAAGGAAAGTAGGCGAGTACATCTCTTTGACATTCCATGCAGAAGATTTCACCCTTCAGTGCTTAAATCAGGGGGTATCAGGATATAGAAGTCTGAACCCTTCTTGTAAGCTGGAGGTTCTGAATTGTCTGTGTGATGAGGCATTGTCTTGTGA AAAGTTGAGGACCTGCATTGACAATAAAGATAGAAAATGTGTGGCCACACAAGAAATCAAAGCTGCAACCAGAAAG CAAAAGGAGCTAAAAAGAAGATACGATGACATGACTAAAACAATTGAAGGAGGAGATACTGCTAAcaatgaggaagctaatgatatccTTTCTCAAATAAAGGAAGCAGAAGAAGTCAAGCAGGCTGCCCAGAATG AATTGGAGATGCTGAAACGTGTTCATAGGACCACTCCTGTTATGGAAGACAAAGGAGTAAAATACTGGAAGCTGGGTAGCTATTGTAATTGCAATATAAGCATAATGCGTCAAG AATTCGATGAAGAAAATAGAACGAAGAACAAAGACATGTGGTTCATGTTCACTGAAGACGAACATAAAGTTGTTGAAGATCATGTAACTACAAG GTCCCGACGTCTGCGGAGAAATCATAACTGGGTGTAA